One window from the genome of Pseudoliparis swirei isolate HS2019 ecotype Mariana Trench chromosome 24, NWPU_hadal_v1, whole genome shotgun sequence encodes:
- the ogal gene encoding protein O-GlcNAcase isoform X2: MSKPASAEGQARAPRGAKRFISGVVEGFYGRPWTMEQRTELFKREQKWGLNTYLYAPKDDYKHRMYWRDLYSAEESVQLIALISAAKQHDVDFIYAISPGLDITFSNPKEVAALKRKLDQVKQFGCSSFSLLFDDIEADMCPADKRAFSSFAHAQVAITNAVYQHLGDPETFLFCPTDYCAAFCTPSVSQSSYLHTVGEKLLPGIDVLWTGPKVVSHKISVESIDEVSSVLKRAPVIWDNIHANDYDPQRIYLGPFKDRPTELIGKLGGVLTNPNCEFHLNFVAVHTLATWCKATADGAQRDVEKKGDEEQDPCYSPQEALTLALTDWLQEFQSSDQPGGRCRPPAGLKKESSGEEPMQTDVGEGSYVPGAGENPLYTAEPLTLADLKLLSDIFHLPYEYGPTARTMLRELDWLKRHGWAVAAETDVTAEWRSRAQRFDGLCEAVVQMFNRLSNAPNRRILYDLYDYICDIKSGVGLARAYVKTLGGQGGAQPMTDDPEPWGFRGGLSGEFQRMLPCHGNRDLFRHPPTTAVYSIRPHRAEDTVRMLVRRRDTSKKINVSSIDVQVFFLAGGAKDFKGAAERRRGQGALDDAAATHRRRVRRSRVSLQTSRCFFILRSSRSLLPSAACRRGRSPPPLSALSSWRTRWGCAATPWLSSTPSRPQPRFRFQGSFLRVEAERSADARLLQ, from the exons ATGTCGAAGCCCGCCAGTGCCGAGGGCCAAGCGAGGGCCCCCCGCGGGGCCAAGCGCTTCATCAGTGGGGTGgtggaag GTTTTTATGGGCGACCATGGACTATGGAGCAGAGAACTGAGCTGTTTAAAAG AGAGCAGAAGTGGGGTTTGAACACGTACCTGTACGCCCCCAAGGATGACTACAAACACAGGATGTACTGGAGGGATCTGTACTCTGCAGAGGAGTCCG TTCAACTCATCGCCCTGATATCGGCGGCTAAACAGCACGACGTCGACTTCATCTACGCGATCTCTCCGGGCCTGGACATTACTTTCTCCAACCCCAAAGAGGTTGCCGCCCTGAAGAGGAAACTGGACCAG GTGAAGCAGTTCGGCTGCAGCTCCTTCTCGCTGCTGTTTGACGACATTGAGGCCGACATGTGTCCGGCCGATAAGCGGGCCTTCAGCTCCTTCGCCCACGCCCAGGTGGCCATCACGAATGCAGTGTACCAGCACTTGGGCGACCCTGAGACCTTCCTCTTCTGTCCTACAG ATTATTGTGCTGCCTTCTGTACTCCCAGTGTGTCCCAGTCGTCATACCTGCACACGGTGGGTGAGAAGCTGCTGCCGGGGATCGACGTACTGTGGACCG gTCCCAAAGTGGTATCTCACAAAATCTCCGTGGAGTCCATAGACGAGGTGTCCTCCGTCCTGAAGAGGGCGCCAGTCATCTGGGACAATATCCACGCAAACGACTATGACCCCCAGAGGATTTACCTGGGGCCCTTTAAG GATCGCCCCACGGAGCTCATCGGCAAACTGGGAGGAGTGCTCACCAATCCGAACTGCGAGTTCCACCTGAACTTTGTGGCCGTCCACACGTTGGCGACGTGGTGCAAAGCGACCGCCGACGGAGCGCAGAGGGACGTGGAAAAAAAAG GCGATGAGGAGCAGGACCCGTGCTACAGCCCCCAGGAGGCCCTGACCCTGGCCCTCACTGACTGGCTGCAGGAGTTCCAGAGCAGCGATCAACCCGGCG GCCGCTGTCGTCCTCCGGCCGGTCTCAAGAAGGAGTCGTCGGGCGAGGAGCCCATGCAGACGGACGTGGGGGAGGGCTCCTATGTTCCCGGAGCCGGGGAGAACCCGCTCTACACCGCAGAGCCCCTGACCCTGGCTGACCTGAAGCTGCTGTCCGACATCTTCCACCTGCCGTACGAATACGGCCCGACGGCCAGGACCATGCTGCGGGAGCTGGACTGGCTCAAGAGACACGGCTGGGCCGTCGCCGCGGAGACGGACgtg actGCCGAGTGGCGCTCCAGAGCGCAGCGGTTCGACGGTCTGTGTGAAGCGGTGGTGCAGATGTTCAACCGTCTGTCAAACGCCCCGAACCGCCGCATCCTGTACGACCTCTACGACTACATCTGTGACATCAAGAGCGGGGTCGGCCTGGCCCGGGCCTACGTCAAAACACTCG GAGGGCAGGGGGGCGCCCAGCCGATGACCGACGATCCTGAACCCTGGGGCttcagaggaggcctctccggAGAGTTCCAG AGAATGCTGCCTTGCCACGGGAACCGGGACCTGTTCCGACATCCTCCCACGACGGCGGTTTACAGCATACGGCCGCACCGCGCCGAGGACACGGTGAGGATGCTCGTCAGACGCCGCGATACTTCCAAAAAAATAAACGTATCCAGCATTGACgttcaagttttttttctagCTGGAGGTGCAAAGGATTTCAAGGGAGCTGCAGAGCGCAGGAGAGGGCAAGGCGCTCTTGATGATGCAGCCGCCACTCATCGGCGACGGGTAAGAAGGAGTCGAGTTTCTCTCCAGACGTCTCGGTGCTTTTTTATTCTTCGGTCGTCAcgatccctcctcccctctgcagcCTGTCGTCGGGGGagatctccccctcccctcagtgCGCTCTCGTCCTGGAGGACGAGATGGGGGTGTGCGGCTACGCCCTGGCTCTCATCGACGCCAAGCCGGCCGCAACCAAGATTCAG GTTCCAGGGGAGTTTTCTGCGAGTTGAGGCAGAGCGATCGGCGGATGCTCGACTTCTTCAGTAA
- the ogal gene encoding protein O-GlcNAcase isoform X3: MSKPASAEGQARAPRGAKRFISGVVEGFYGRPWTMEQRTELFKREQKWGLNTYLYAPKDDYKHRMYWRDLYSAEESVQLIALISAAKQHDVDFIYAISPGLDITFSNPKEVAALKRKLDQVKQFGCSSFSLLFDDIEADMCPADKRAFSSFAHAQVAITNAVYQHLGDPETFLFCPTDYCAAFCTPSVSQSSYLHTVGEKLLPGIDVLWTGPKVVSHKISVESIDEVSSVLKRAPVIWDNIHANDYDPQRIYLGPFKDRPTELIGKLGGVLTNPNCEFHLNFVAVHTLATWCKATADGAQRDVEKKGDEEQDPCYSPQEALTLALTDWLQEFQSSDQPGGRCRPPAGLKKESSGEEPMQTDVGEGSYVPGAGENPLYTAEPLTLADLKLLSDIFHLPYEYGPTARTMLRELDWLKRHGWAVAAETDVTAEWRSRAQRFDGLCEAVVQMFNRLSNAPNRRILYDLYDYICDIKSGVGLARAYVKTLGGQGGAQPMTDDPEPWGFRGGLSGEFQRMLPCHGNRDLFRHPPTTAVYSIRPHRAEDTVRMLVRRRDTSKKINVSSIDVQVFFLAGGAKDFKGAAERRRGQGALDDAAATHRRRPVVGGDLPLPSVRSRPGGRDGGVRLRPGSHRRQAGRNQDSGSRGVFCELRQSDRRMLDFFSKLSSFKPVPTAGLPRDVVAVGTSL, from the exons ATGTCGAAGCCCGCCAGTGCCGAGGGCCAAGCGAGGGCCCCCCGCGGGGCCAAGCGCTTCATCAGTGGGGTGgtggaag GTTTTTATGGGCGACCATGGACTATGGAGCAGAGAACTGAGCTGTTTAAAAG AGAGCAGAAGTGGGGTTTGAACACGTACCTGTACGCCCCCAAGGATGACTACAAACACAGGATGTACTGGAGGGATCTGTACTCTGCAGAGGAGTCCG TTCAACTCATCGCCCTGATATCGGCGGCTAAACAGCACGACGTCGACTTCATCTACGCGATCTCTCCGGGCCTGGACATTACTTTCTCCAACCCCAAAGAGGTTGCCGCCCTGAAGAGGAAACTGGACCAG GTGAAGCAGTTCGGCTGCAGCTCCTTCTCGCTGCTGTTTGACGACATTGAGGCCGACATGTGTCCGGCCGATAAGCGGGCCTTCAGCTCCTTCGCCCACGCCCAGGTGGCCATCACGAATGCAGTGTACCAGCACTTGGGCGACCCTGAGACCTTCCTCTTCTGTCCTACAG ATTATTGTGCTGCCTTCTGTACTCCCAGTGTGTCCCAGTCGTCATACCTGCACACGGTGGGTGAGAAGCTGCTGCCGGGGATCGACGTACTGTGGACCG gTCCCAAAGTGGTATCTCACAAAATCTCCGTGGAGTCCATAGACGAGGTGTCCTCCGTCCTGAAGAGGGCGCCAGTCATCTGGGACAATATCCACGCAAACGACTATGACCCCCAGAGGATTTACCTGGGGCCCTTTAAG GATCGCCCCACGGAGCTCATCGGCAAACTGGGAGGAGTGCTCACCAATCCGAACTGCGAGTTCCACCTGAACTTTGTGGCCGTCCACACGTTGGCGACGTGGTGCAAAGCGACCGCCGACGGAGCGCAGAGGGACGTGGAAAAAAAAG GCGATGAGGAGCAGGACCCGTGCTACAGCCCCCAGGAGGCCCTGACCCTGGCCCTCACTGACTGGCTGCAGGAGTTCCAGAGCAGCGATCAACCCGGCG GCCGCTGTCGTCCTCCGGCCGGTCTCAAGAAGGAGTCGTCGGGCGAGGAGCCCATGCAGACGGACGTGGGGGAGGGCTCCTATGTTCCCGGAGCCGGGGAGAACCCGCTCTACACCGCAGAGCCCCTGACCCTGGCTGACCTGAAGCTGCTGTCCGACATCTTCCACCTGCCGTACGAATACGGCCCGACGGCCAGGACCATGCTGCGGGAGCTGGACTGGCTCAAGAGACACGGCTGGGCCGTCGCCGCGGAGACGGACgtg actGCCGAGTGGCGCTCCAGAGCGCAGCGGTTCGACGGTCTGTGTGAAGCGGTGGTGCAGATGTTCAACCGTCTGTCAAACGCCCCGAACCGCCGCATCCTGTACGACCTCTACGACTACATCTGTGACATCAAGAGCGGGGTCGGCCTGGCCCGGGCCTACGTCAAAACACTCG GAGGGCAGGGGGGCGCCCAGCCGATGACCGACGATCCTGAACCCTGGGGCttcagaggaggcctctccggAGAGTTCCAG AGAATGCTGCCTTGCCACGGGAACCGGGACCTGTTCCGACATCCTCCCACGACGGCGGTTTACAGCATACGGCCGCACCGCGCCGAGGACACGGTGAGGATGCTCGTCAGACGCCGCGATACTTCCAAAAAAATAAACGTATCCAGCATTGACgttcaagttttttttctagCTGGAGGTGCAAAGGATTTCAAGGGAGCTGCAGAGCGCAGGAGAGGGCAAGGCGCTCTTGATGATGCAGCCGCCACTCATCGGCGACGG cCTGTCGTCGGGGGagatctccccctcccctcagtgCGCTCTCGTCCTGGAGGACGAGATGGGGGTGTGCGGCTACGCCCTGGCTCTCATCGACGCCAAGCCGGCCGCAACCAAGATTCAG GTTCCAGGGGAGTTTTCTGCGAGTTGAGGCAGAGCGATCGGCGGATGCTCGACTTCTTCAGTAAGCTGAGCTCCTTCAAACCCGTACCGACAGCCGGGCTGCCCCGCGACGTCGTTGCCGTGGGAACCAGCTTGTGA
- the ogal gene encoding protein O-GlcNAcase isoform X4 encodes MSKPASAEGQARAPRGAKRFISGVVEGFYGRPWTMEQRTELFKREQKWGLNTYLYAPKDDYKHRMYWRDLYSAEESVQLIALISAAKQHDVDFIYAISPGLDITFSNPKEVAALKRKLDQVKQFGCSSFSLLFDDIEADMCPADKRAFSSFAHAQVAITNAVYQHLGDPETFLFCPTDYCAAFCTPSVSQSSYLHTVGEKLLPGIDVLWTGPKVVSHKISVESIDEVSSVLKRAPVIWDNIHANDYDPQRIYLGPFKDRPTELIGKLGGVLTNPNCEFHLNFVAVHTLATWCKATADGAQRDVEKKGDEEQDPCYSPQEALTLALTDWLQEFQSSDQPGGRCRPPAGLKKESSGEEPMQTDVGEGSYVPGAGENPLYTAEPLTLADLKLLSDIFHLPYEYGPTARTMLRELDWLKRHGWAVAAETDVTAEWRSRAQRFDGLCEAVVQMFNRLSNAPNRRILYDLYDYICDIKSGVGLARAYVKTLGGQGGAQPMTDDPEPWGFRGGLSGEFQRMLPCHGNRDLFRHPPTTAVYSIRPHRAEDTLEVQRISRELQSAGEGKALLMMQPPLIGDGLSSGEISPSPQCALVLEDEMGVCGYALALIDAKPAATKIQVPGEFSAS; translated from the exons ATGTCGAAGCCCGCCAGTGCCGAGGGCCAAGCGAGGGCCCCCCGCGGGGCCAAGCGCTTCATCAGTGGGGTGgtggaag GTTTTTATGGGCGACCATGGACTATGGAGCAGAGAACTGAGCTGTTTAAAAG AGAGCAGAAGTGGGGTTTGAACACGTACCTGTACGCCCCCAAGGATGACTACAAACACAGGATGTACTGGAGGGATCTGTACTCTGCAGAGGAGTCCG TTCAACTCATCGCCCTGATATCGGCGGCTAAACAGCACGACGTCGACTTCATCTACGCGATCTCTCCGGGCCTGGACATTACTTTCTCCAACCCCAAAGAGGTTGCCGCCCTGAAGAGGAAACTGGACCAG GTGAAGCAGTTCGGCTGCAGCTCCTTCTCGCTGCTGTTTGACGACATTGAGGCCGACATGTGTCCGGCCGATAAGCGGGCCTTCAGCTCCTTCGCCCACGCCCAGGTGGCCATCACGAATGCAGTGTACCAGCACTTGGGCGACCCTGAGACCTTCCTCTTCTGTCCTACAG ATTATTGTGCTGCCTTCTGTACTCCCAGTGTGTCCCAGTCGTCATACCTGCACACGGTGGGTGAGAAGCTGCTGCCGGGGATCGACGTACTGTGGACCG gTCCCAAAGTGGTATCTCACAAAATCTCCGTGGAGTCCATAGACGAGGTGTCCTCCGTCCTGAAGAGGGCGCCAGTCATCTGGGACAATATCCACGCAAACGACTATGACCCCCAGAGGATTTACCTGGGGCCCTTTAAG GATCGCCCCACGGAGCTCATCGGCAAACTGGGAGGAGTGCTCACCAATCCGAACTGCGAGTTCCACCTGAACTTTGTGGCCGTCCACACGTTGGCGACGTGGTGCAAAGCGACCGCCGACGGAGCGCAGAGGGACGTGGAAAAAAAAG GCGATGAGGAGCAGGACCCGTGCTACAGCCCCCAGGAGGCCCTGACCCTGGCCCTCACTGACTGGCTGCAGGAGTTCCAGAGCAGCGATCAACCCGGCG GCCGCTGTCGTCCTCCGGCCGGTCTCAAGAAGGAGTCGTCGGGCGAGGAGCCCATGCAGACGGACGTGGGGGAGGGCTCCTATGTTCCCGGAGCCGGGGAGAACCCGCTCTACACCGCAGAGCCCCTGACCCTGGCTGACCTGAAGCTGCTGTCCGACATCTTCCACCTGCCGTACGAATACGGCCCGACGGCCAGGACCATGCTGCGGGAGCTGGACTGGCTCAAGAGACACGGCTGGGCCGTCGCCGCGGAGACGGACgtg actGCCGAGTGGCGCTCCAGAGCGCAGCGGTTCGACGGTCTGTGTGAAGCGGTGGTGCAGATGTTCAACCGTCTGTCAAACGCCCCGAACCGCCGCATCCTGTACGACCTCTACGACTACATCTGTGACATCAAGAGCGGGGTCGGCCTGGCCCGGGCCTACGTCAAAACACTCG GAGGGCAGGGGGGCGCCCAGCCGATGACCGACGATCCTGAACCCTGGGGCttcagaggaggcctctccggAGAGTTCCAG AGAATGCTGCCTTGCCACGGGAACCGGGACCTGTTCCGACATCCTCCCACGACGGCGGTTTACAGCATACGGCCGCACCGCGCCGAGGACACG CTGGAGGTGCAAAGGATTTCAAGGGAGCTGCAGAGCGCAGGAGAGGGCAAGGCGCTCTTGATGATGCAGCCGCCACTCATCGGCGACGG cCTGTCGTCGGGGGagatctccccctcccctcagtgCGCTCTCGTCCTGGAGGACGAGATGGGGGTGTGCGGCTACGCCCTGGCTCTCATCGACGCCAAGCCGGCCGCAACCAAGATTCAG GTTCCAGGGGAGTTTTCTGCGAGTTGA
- the ogal gene encoding protein O-GlcNAcase isoform X1, which translates to MSKPASAEGQARAPRGAKRFISGVVEGFYGRPWTMEQRTELFKREQKWGLNTYLYAPKDDYKHRMYWRDLYSAEESVQLIALISAAKQHDVDFIYAISPGLDITFSNPKEVAALKRKLDQVKQFGCSSFSLLFDDIEADMCPADKRAFSSFAHAQVAITNAVYQHLGDPETFLFCPTDYCAAFCTPSVSQSSYLHTVGEKLLPGIDVLWTGPKVVSHKISVESIDEVSSVLKRAPVIWDNIHANDYDPQRIYLGPFKDRPTELIGKLGGVLTNPNCEFHLNFVAVHTLATWCKATADGAQRDVEKKGDEEQDPCYSPQEALTLALTDWLQEFQSSDQPGGRCRPPAGLKKESSGEEPMQTDVGEGSYVPGAGENPLYTAEPLTLADLKLLSDIFHLPYEYGPTARTMLRELDWLKRHGWAVAAETDVTAEWRSRAQRFDGLCEAVVQMFNRLSNAPNRRILYDLYDYICDIKSGVGLARAYVKTLGGQGGAQPMTDDPEPWGFRGGLSGEFQRMLPCHGNRDLFRHPPTTAVYSIRPHRAEDTLEVQRISRELQSAGEGKALLMMQPPLIGDGLSSGEISPSPQCALVLEDEMGVCGYALALIDAKPAATKIQRAVSESVLKDFPSLVTVQVLPRVTDPAPAKRMIGQLLSSVRSSGSRGVFCELRQSDRRMLDFFSKLSSFKPVPTAGLPRDVVAVGTSL; encoded by the exons ATGTCGAAGCCCGCCAGTGCCGAGGGCCAAGCGAGGGCCCCCCGCGGGGCCAAGCGCTTCATCAGTGGGGTGgtggaag GTTTTTATGGGCGACCATGGACTATGGAGCAGAGAACTGAGCTGTTTAAAAG AGAGCAGAAGTGGGGTTTGAACACGTACCTGTACGCCCCCAAGGATGACTACAAACACAGGATGTACTGGAGGGATCTGTACTCTGCAGAGGAGTCCG TTCAACTCATCGCCCTGATATCGGCGGCTAAACAGCACGACGTCGACTTCATCTACGCGATCTCTCCGGGCCTGGACATTACTTTCTCCAACCCCAAAGAGGTTGCCGCCCTGAAGAGGAAACTGGACCAG GTGAAGCAGTTCGGCTGCAGCTCCTTCTCGCTGCTGTTTGACGACATTGAGGCCGACATGTGTCCGGCCGATAAGCGGGCCTTCAGCTCCTTCGCCCACGCCCAGGTGGCCATCACGAATGCAGTGTACCAGCACTTGGGCGACCCTGAGACCTTCCTCTTCTGTCCTACAG ATTATTGTGCTGCCTTCTGTACTCCCAGTGTGTCCCAGTCGTCATACCTGCACACGGTGGGTGAGAAGCTGCTGCCGGGGATCGACGTACTGTGGACCG gTCCCAAAGTGGTATCTCACAAAATCTCCGTGGAGTCCATAGACGAGGTGTCCTCCGTCCTGAAGAGGGCGCCAGTCATCTGGGACAATATCCACGCAAACGACTATGACCCCCAGAGGATTTACCTGGGGCCCTTTAAG GATCGCCCCACGGAGCTCATCGGCAAACTGGGAGGAGTGCTCACCAATCCGAACTGCGAGTTCCACCTGAACTTTGTGGCCGTCCACACGTTGGCGACGTGGTGCAAAGCGACCGCCGACGGAGCGCAGAGGGACGTGGAAAAAAAAG GCGATGAGGAGCAGGACCCGTGCTACAGCCCCCAGGAGGCCCTGACCCTGGCCCTCACTGACTGGCTGCAGGAGTTCCAGAGCAGCGATCAACCCGGCG GCCGCTGTCGTCCTCCGGCCGGTCTCAAGAAGGAGTCGTCGGGCGAGGAGCCCATGCAGACGGACGTGGGGGAGGGCTCCTATGTTCCCGGAGCCGGGGAGAACCCGCTCTACACCGCAGAGCCCCTGACCCTGGCTGACCTGAAGCTGCTGTCCGACATCTTCCACCTGCCGTACGAATACGGCCCGACGGCCAGGACCATGCTGCGGGAGCTGGACTGGCTCAAGAGACACGGCTGGGCCGTCGCCGCGGAGACGGACgtg actGCCGAGTGGCGCTCCAGAGCGCAGCGGTTCGACGGTCTGTGTGAAGCGGTGGTGCAGATGTTCAACCGTCTGTCAAACGCCCCGAACCGCCGCATCCTGTACGACCTCTACGACTACATCTGTGACATCAAGAGCGGGGTCGGCCTGGCCCGGGCCTACGTCAAAACACTCG GAGGGCAGGGGGGCGCCCAGCCGATGACCGACGATCCTGAACCCTGGGGCttcagaggaggcctctccggAGAGTTCCAG AGAATGCTGCCTTGCCACGGGAACCGGGACCTGTTCCGACATCCTCCCACGACGGCGGTTTACAGCATACGGCCGCACCGCGCCGAGGACACG CTGGAGGTGCAAAGGATTTCAAGGGAGCTGCAGAGCGCAGGAGAGGGCAAGGCGCTCTTGATGATGCAGCCGCCACTCATCGGCGACGG cCTGTCGTCGGGGGagatctccccctcccctcagtgCGCTCTCGTCCTGGAGGACGAGATGGGGGTGTGCGGCTACGCCCTGGCTCTCATCGACGCCAAGCCGGCCGCAACCAAGATTCAG AGGGCAGTGAGTGAATCCGTGTTGAAGGACTTCCCCTCTCTGGTTACGGTACAAGTGTTGCCCCGGGTTACTGATCCCGCTCCAGCCAAGCGCATGATTGGTCAGCTGTTGTCCTCCGTCAGGAGCAGCG GTTCCAGGGGAGTTTTCTGCGAGTTGAGGCAGAGCGATCGGCGGATGCTCGACTTCTTCAGTAAGCTGAGCTCCTTCAAACCCGTACCGACAGCCGGGCTGCCCCGCGACGTCGTTGCCGTGGGAACCAGCTTGTGA
- the cant1b gene encoding soluble calcium-activated nucleotidase 1b, translating to MTSFGVAVRGLPLALASMTQATASDSRFHPKWRAIAVAALLALVLTLYLHRTVGDRGAAAAGGYRRDRSHSLRAHGEGEADLFKDAHRQIAKSLSRHQRRDTPYNDTYPLSPPEKTERGVRYRIGVIADLDTASRSSKEQTWFSLMKRGYLTVSDGADRLEMEWDAETVTLESHLAERGRGMELSELVVFNGHLYSVDDRTGVVYRIDGAQAVPWVILPDGDGSVSKGFKAEWLAVKDEHLYVGGLGKEWTTTSGEVVNDHPEWVKVVGRHGDVQHENWVPHYNALRSATGIQPPGYLIHESAAWSERLQRWFFLPRRASHERYEEAADERRATNLLLSCPADFGSIAVRRAGPLDPTHGFSSFKFVPDTDDQVILALKSEEVAGRIAAYITAFTLDGRVLMPEAKIGDVKFEGLEFI from the exons ATGACCTCCTTTGGCGTTGCCGTCCGAGGCCTCCCCCTGGCCTTGGCGTCCATGACGCAAGCTACCGCCTCCGACTCCCGCTTCCACCCCAAATGGCGGGCGATCGCTGTGGCGGCCCTGCTGGCGCTGGTTCTCACGTTGTACCTGCACCGCACGGTCGGGGACagaggcgccgccgccgccgggggtTACCGCCGCGACCGGAGTCACAGCCTGCGAGCGCACGGCGAGGGCGAGGCGGACCTCTTCAAAGACGCCCACCGGCAAATTGCAAAAAGCCTCTCGCGCCACCAGAGAAGGGACACGCCGTACAACGACACGTACCCGCTGAGTCCGCCGGAGAAGACGGAGCGCGGCGTCCGCTACCGCATCGGCGTGATCGCGGATCTGGACACGGCGTCGCGCAGCTCAAAGGAGCAGACGTGGTTCAGCCTCATGAAAAGAGGCTACCTGACGGTGTCGGACGGCGCGGACCGACTGGAGATGGAGTGGGATGCCGAGACGGTCACACTGGAGAGTCATCTGGCTGAGAGAGGACGag GGATGGAGCTGTCGGAGCTGGTGGTGTTCAACGGACACCTGTACAGCGTAGACGACCGTACCGGCGTCGTGTACCGGATCGACGGCGCCCAGGCGGTCCCCTGGGTCATCCTGCCCGACGGCGACGGCTCCGTCTCCAAAG GCTTCAAGGCCGAGTGGCTGGCAGTGAAGGACGAGCACCTGTACGTCGGCGGCCTGGGCAAAGAGTGGACCACGACATCCGGAGAGGTCGTCAACGACCACCCCGAGTGGGTGAAAGTCGTGGGTCGCCACGGCGACGTGCAGCACGAGAACTGGGTGCCGCACTACAATGCCCTGCGGAGCGCAACAGGGATCCAACCACCAG GCTACCTCATCCACGAGTCGGCGGCGTGGAGCGAGCGCCTCCAGCGCTGGTTCTTCCTCCCTCGCCGCGCCAGTCACGAGCGCTACGAAGAGGCGGCCGACGAGCGCCGCGCCAccaacctcctcctgtcctGCCCCGCCGACTTCGGCTCCATCGCCGTGCGGCGCGCCGGCCCGCTCGACCCGACGCACGGCTTCTCCTCCTTCAAGTTCGTCCCGGACACGGACGATCAGGTCATCTTGGCCCTGAAATCGGAGGAGGTCGCCGGGCGGATCGCCGCCTACATCACGGCGTTCACGCTCGACGGCCGGGTGCTGATGCCCGAGGCGAAGATCGGGGACGTGAAGTTCGAAGGACTGGAGTTTATTTGA